CCACGGAGCAATAGACTAAGATCGGCTTGTCTTTAGCGATTCCTGAGACCACCTTCGGGTCAAAATGATCATAGCCTGCGTCAACGGCTCCCGGAAGGTGGGAGACCTTGTATTCTTCGGGTTCGCGGGTATCCAGAATAACATACTGATGGAGCCCTTTTTGCTTCACTTGATCGGCATGAACCAGCGGAACGGTTTTTTTATACATTTTATCCAGCATCCGGTAAAAATCGGGTTCGGTTTTTTGCTGGCAGAATAACATTCCTGGAACCAGCCATGCGGTAAGCAAAATCGTATGGATTAATCTTTTCATAGAAAACCTGCCTGAATGAGGAAAACTCATTACAGATTAAACGAAGAAAGAAGCCGAAAGATTGGTTATTGCGGAAACAATCCTCACCCTAAGGCCATGTATAATCCGGCAGCGGCTAACGCGCCCAAAACCGGCCCGGCTACCGGAATCCAGGCATAGCTCCAGTCGCTATCTCTTTTGTCGGGTACCGGCAAAACTACATGCATAATTCTTGGTCCCAGGTCCCGGGCAGGGTTAATGGCGTAGCCGGTCGGTCCGCCCAGCGAAAGACCAATAGCAACGACCAGCAAAGCCACGGGAAGAGCGCCCAGTGTGCCCAGCCCAATGGTCGCGTTTGAGACGCCATCAGCAGCAAATGAAGGACTGACCGCATACAAAACCGCAAACACAAGCACGAAGGTTCCGATAAGTTCGGTAAGGAGATTACTGACAGTATTTCGGATTGCTGGTCCTGTGCAGAAAGTGGCAAGTTTGGCATCACGGTCATCTGTAGCTGCATAATGATCTTTGTAAGCCAGCCAGACGAGTGTTTGTCCCAGGCCCGCCCCGATAAACTGAGCGACGATGTAAGGAGCTACCTGCGCCCACTCAAACTTTCCTGCTACAGCAAGGCCGAGGGTAACAGCAGGATTGAGATGGGCCCCACTGTAAGGCCCGGCTACCCAGACACCCGTAAAGACAGCCATGCCCCACGCGAGTGCAATGACAATTAAGCCGCTGTTGTTGCCTTTGGTTTTGTTGAGGAGCACATTTGCGACCACGCCATTTCCCAATAAGATCAGGAGCATGGTGCCAATAATTTCAGCGATAAATGGAGACATAGGAACGCGTAAGTAGTAGTGTAATAGAAAAAATAAGAAACGAGTAGAGAATAATGATAATCAATTATACAACACCCCATGCAGGGAAACAATATGTGAGGCGTATTTTTCCGATTTTTTTGAAAATGGTTTAGGATCTAAATTGACCAGGCGACGAAGTAAAGTTTGCAGAAAAGGCTCATTTTGAGGAAATTGCAGAATCGGGCTGAAGGAAGCCGTAAAGGGATAGCCGGGATGTGATAAATAAAGGTTAAGAAAATTAAATTTTTTTTGATTTTGGGGTTGATTCGAAGCGAGAAAAACACGTACTTTGCCCCCGTTTAAAAATCAAATGGTCTTTGTCCTGTGGTGTAATTGGTAACACAGCAGATTTTGGTTCTGTTATTGGGGGTTCGAGCCCTCCCGGGACAACAACAGCTCTATGTCATCGCCAATAAAAATATTCTCGGGTTCTGCATCCCGATACCTGGCCGAAAAGATTTCGGATTTTTTCGGTTCACCTTTAGGTAAAATAGAATTGCTAAAATTTAGCGACGGGGAAATGCAGGTGTACTACGAAGAGTCAATCAGAGGTTCTGATATTTTTCTGGTACAGTCAACATTCGCGCCTGGGGATAATATCATGGAGCTTCTCCTGATGATTGATGCGGCAAGAAGAGCATCCGCCAATCAGGTAGTAGTAGTGATTCCCTATTTTGGTTACGCACGTCAGGATCGGAAATTCAAGTCCAGAGTTTCTGTAGGGGCGAAACTGGTAGCCAATATATTGACCGCAGCAGGTGCAGACCGGATTGTGACAATGGATCTTCACGCAGGTCAAATCCAGGGATTCTTTGACATTCCGCTCGATCATCTTGACGCTTCGGCGGTTTTTGTGCCTTTCCTCAAAAGCCTGAATCTGGAGAATCTTTGCATCGCATCCCCTGACATTGGCGGTTCTGCCCGGGCCAGGAAGTATGCGCAGCTTCTCGAAGCAGAGCTTATTATTGTGGATAAACACAGGGTAAGGCCCAACGAAGTCGAATCCATGCAGGTGATCGGAGACCCTAAAGAGCGAAATGTTGTACTCATTGATGACCTCATTGATACAGCAGGTACACTCTGTAAGGCAGCGGATCTATTGATGGAAAGTGGTGCGCTCTCAGTCAGAGCAGTAGCTACCCACCCGATTCTTTCTGGTAATGCTTACGAAAGAATCGCAAACTCCAAATTAAAGGAGGTGGCAGTTACAGATACCATTCCCGTCAAACAACAAGTACATAACCTGAAAGTCATCAGTATCGCACCTGTATTTGCGAAGGCCTTCAGGAAAATACATAACTTTGAATCAATTAGTTCACTGTTTCTAAGCTAATTAAGGAATGAAAACGACGGAACTGAAAGCCCATAAAAGGGAAAATGTGGGGAAAAGAACGGCTAAAGA
The DNA window shown above is from Bacteroidia bacterium and carries:
- a CDS encoding rhodanese-like domain-containing protein, translated to MKRLIHTILLTAWLVPGMLFCQQKTEPDFYRMLDKMYKKTVPLVHADQVKQKGLHQYVILDTREPEEYKVSHLPGAVDAGYDHFDPKVVSGIAKDKPILVYCSVGYRSERIGEKLKSMGYTQVYNLYGGIFDWKNHGNTVVDLSGSNTEKVHTYNFQWSQWLLKGEKVY
- a CDS encoding MIP/aquaporin family protein, translating into MSPFIAEIIGTMLLILLGNGVVANVLLNKTKGNNSGLIVIALAWGMAVFTGVWVAGPYSGAHLNPAVTLGLAVAGKFEWAQVAPYIVAQFIGAGLGQTLVWLAYKDHYAATDDRDAKLATFCTGPAIRNTVSNLLTELIGTFVLVFAVLYAVSPSFAADGVSNATIGLGTLGALPVALLVVAIGLSLGGPTGYAINPARDLGPRIMHVVLPVPDKRDSDWSYAWIPVAGPVLGALAAAGLYMALG
- a CDS encoding ribose-phosphate pyrophosphokinase; the encoded protein is MSSPIKIFSGSASRYLAEKISDFFGSPLGKIELLKFSDGEMQVYYEESIRGSDIFLVQSTFAPGDNIMELLLMIDAARRASANQVVVVIPYFGYARQDRKFKSRVSVGAKLVANILTAAGADRIVTMDLHAGQIQGFFDIPLDHLDASAVFVPFLKSLNLENLCIASPDIGGSARARKYAQLLEAELIIVDKHRVRPNEVESMQVIGDPKERNVVLIDDLIDTAGTLCKAADLLMESGALSVRAVATHPILSGNAYERIANSKLKEVAVTDTIPVKQQVHNLKVISIAPVFAKAFRKIHNFESISSLFLS